The Myripristis murdjan chromosome 11, fMyrMur1.1, whole genome shotgun sequence genomic sequence TAGGGTCAGCCTACTTTGGAGAATAGTgaaaataaactgcattttatATTTCGTTCATAACCAGAAAGGAGTGGACTGAaagaacaaacacatacatttctGTCCTAAtccagcacagagcaactaGAAAATTATTTGTATTCAAGGCCTGCCAGTAAGGAGACTCTTTTCAAGTTGAGAATAATACAAACACCCACACTAACATCACCAAAGTGAGAATGTGTCCTAAGTGTGTACCTGTTTGTTGAAGTAGAGGAAACCTTTGGGGCAATTGATGTTATGGAAAGGTGAGAAAGACTCGATGGAGCCATCGATAGTCATGGGGTGAAGCCTCATGGCTCCCCGAGAGGTGACCAGCATCCAATGAGGAGACGGTCCACAAATGAAAACCTGTGGCAAtgagaaaatgtggaaaatgacCTGGGTCATCAAAGAATACTTGATGAATACTTGTTTGTACCATGGATGTTGCTGTTGCAATCCTCAAATTAGCAACAAATTCCCCTTTACCCCTGAGTAGCCAGAGATGTCCTCGAAGTATCTGAACCTGGCAACCCGGCTTTTCAGAGCTGCGCTCTCTTCGATGCCACCCTCTGCTTTCTTATCTTTTTTGAGCTTTGATTTCTTCTCTCTGAAGTTGATGTTATGTGGCATCTGCGAAGAGCATGGCAAAGCTTCATTTCATCAAAAGTTGCTGACATGATTTGGCAAAATACAGAAAACCAAATAGAATATTCCAGTGCACACCAGGATACTAGGGTTGACTCTATTTATTAATAGATTACATTAAAACAGAAGGAGCAAACTACACATTTTGCATATTGCTTCTTCAGATTTGCTCTGTGAAGATACCCCATCCgctccttgttttttttatgatttggtTTATCAGTGTTTTTGCACTTACTTTCTTGAAGCGCACTTTCAAGTTGCTTTGAGCCTGCTGCTGATCATAGGGGAAAGCCTCATAGATCAGAAGCTCTTGCTCCACGTGAACctagaaaacaagaaaacattttgtcatatcCTGTTTTCTTTACATATAAGGGTTTGGCAGTTTTTCCTCTGATGCACCGATCCATTGAAcaactgaaactgaattttaCTTATTCAAGAGTTTACTGGGTTTTAAGGGTGTGATAGACTGTTGCACAGTTTTACACAGACATTTGGCATTTTCATTGTATTAGCTTACTGATGTCCAATTAATGGCTCTAACTATTCAAATTtctaaatcacacacacatctcctgtGCTACTCATGTTGTGTTACGATTAATCAGATGCCATTTTTTACATTAACTAATATGTATGTTTTATGCTTTGCTGGAATAAGTTTCCACACATCAACATGAAAGAGAAGGTGTTTGCTATTTTACTGCTGTGGCCAACAAATGTCTGAATATATGTCTGAGTTTGCAATTTTGAAAACTCACAAGAAGGTATGGTCTGCTGTGATTGCTGCCAAGTGAAACCAAAGCCACCTCTTTGACCAATGGGATCTCTCCCTGTCGTGTTACTTCCTCTTTTTTACCCTCCCCCTGTGTTGCTGATTGGCCAGAGGAGCTGTCAACAAGCACTCTCTGGCCAACGGGGAAGTTCTTCACCAGGAACACCAATCGCCAATCTGGGAGCTGATAAATCTGCAATAAAAGAAGAGTGAATAAAGCGAAACTATTGACATGTATTACAACTGCTCTATAGAATACATACAGTGTACACAGTGCTGTATAGAAGCTATACCTCCATCACACCGTTCTCCCTCGCTATCATGCACCAGTGGGTGGGGTCTGCTTTGCCTGAGCCTCCCTCACTCTCAGAGGGCATTGGTCCAGCAGAGCTGCGGCCCACATCGTCCTTTGTAGATGTTGCACTGGTGTTAGAGTCTCCATACAGCATTTCCTCCTCATCGTCCACTGTGttactatacacacacacacacacacacacatttaatgcCTTCTCCAAATCCTTTATGGTTATATTCACAGCAACCTTCTGGGTTGGTGACTGGTCATTACGTTCAGTATTGGAGCACTATATATTCTCACCTCATATCTTGGATGATGGTCTCCGTCTCAGACTGGGTTCTGGCGAGCATGTCCTCTTTAACCGAGCAActcactttgttttctgtggtgaACATCCCACTGACATCGCGGTATGCACACAGTGTGATCACACGAGATTGCTGTCGGAAGAAAGGCAGTCCTGATCTGTTAAGTGCCAGCTACTCGAGTCATTTGTGCCAGCTAGGTTGTACAGAAACACCCTAAAGCTTTATATTTGGGTCAAAAATCTCTCAATGACTACAACTGGTTCCTCCATAGAGGTCTAATAGATAATGAGCCAAACACAAATACTGCCAAGTAATGAACCAagtaataaatatgtaataaggTTTTTTGAGCTATTGTTGCCAAAGAGCTGCGCACCCCCAATATGGCCACCAGAGGGTGCATTACTCCATTTAAAAGCTGTCAGTACAATAGCACTGTTAAGTAGGGTTCACTCACACTGGAGATCTGTGGTTTCTGCAGGGCCAGCCGGTGTGTCTTCCCCATGTACGAGTCACTTTTCAGTACAAACATGGTGACCACTCCCTCTGCGGTCATGATGACGACAAAGGGGTCCGCCACGGAGCACTGCACTATGGGAGAGCCCAGGTCCACCGGGATGAAGTGGATCTGTGTCACTGAAAGCAGGGTTGGTGAAAGAGTACATGCATTCTGTTATAGTCTCATTCATAGTCTACGTTTTCCACGCTGCATCCTTTTACTAGTGCCTACTGTAACAATTAACTTTCCCCACTGGGATTGCTTaagtttcatgtttttcctctttactTACCTCCTTCCAGCAGCCGTATGCCCATGGGCGAAACCTGGATAATGTACTTGTTGTCACCAATGTTTCCAGCAAAGACAGTGGGTCCCTGGGTGGCAAATCCACTGGTGTCCAGTTCCATGATCTCCTGCCCTGTCTGAAGAATCTACAGGAAAACACAGGTTCACAGGTTAAACTCCAAAAAAATACAACCTCATCACTGTATTAGATGAAAACCAAATTATATAACTGATATTTCCAAAACTCAGCTCTGACCGGCTGAGACACACTCAAGAAGAGTCCAAGAGGAGTCATACATTCCGCACGCATTTAAACACACTGATGTATGTAAACATTATTGACAtaatatgtaaacacacacctttGACCATACACAGTAACTGCTAATCATCACCCACCACAATGTGTTTTAGCAGCCACTTAAGCTTTTATTCAAGAATTACAAAAAAGTCaacttttcattattttttttaatctatctatctataaatctgtatctatatctatatctatctatctatatatatatatatatatagagagagagagagagagagagagagagagagagatagatatagatatctatatctataataTGAACCTACACATTCATGTGCTTCTTTTTAAAAGTGCTGTTTTAGAGGCGATAAGCTACTTGACGGTTTAACCCTAATATTACAATAGCTAAGAAGCATTATTTAGCCTTTTGCGGcacttcttgtgtgtgtgtgcgcatgtttgtgtttctacCATGGTTGAGTCCTCTCTGCTCAGAATGAGGAAGCCATGCATCTTCTTATCATCCTCCATGGAAGGCTCCGTCTTCTCCTTGTCCTCCAccaccttctcctccttctccttatCTTCCTCATCACCATCCTCAGTGGTCTCAGTCTCAACACTGTCCTCTGACTCTTCTGCTTTTACAGCctatataaaatgaaaataaagcatcCAACAAATGTctggttgagaaaaaaaaacattatacaaaacagcaaaattctaAAATACATTGAAAACTTTGTTTGTTAAGGAGAAATACTCTGtacttttttgtcttctttgacCTCACTTGAGATCACAGTCCACATATCATGGCAACCTGGCAGCTCAAAGGTAGTGACGACTTGGGGTCGGATGCTTCGCTGGAGACACAGTAGAGAGGAAGCAAATCAAAGCAAGCAAAGGAAACTTAGAGAGAAATCTGAATAATTATGACCATTTGAGCTTAAGTCTGAAGTCAACTGATTCTATATcgctgctctcacagaaatgcCATTTAACTGCAGCTTTGAGGGTTTCTTTTCTGGACCTGAATTTAAAGTTCACATAGTCATGTCTAATAATGGCCCATCATTCCACAGATCACTGCTCTTCACAGggagaaatataaaatatgtgcgATGAGATTTGTGCTGTTTCTTAAATTATAAAAACCTGGAAATGATCATCTTTTCTATTCACGTCCATGCTTTCTAGACTTGTGTAGGAAACCTAACAATAAACTGATGTACAGATATTAACAAACTGGTGGAacaacaaaatcacacaaatatcTACGGTACATCTCCGTCTATGCATGTAATAGTGAAGCATGCCAGCCTGTGTCTGGGGTGTTTACAGGCTACTCCATTGATCTCTGAGGCAGCCCTGGTAAACCCAGACTTCACTGTAGCACCATCACTGAACCTGTGGCAGACGTTCCTCACGACCACAGGTATTAGATTAGTGCATTCATTATCACACATAACATTTATCTGTATTAACAttcatacaacaacaaaaaaaggatcAGTGCATGGAATTACCTGAAGTACAGAGAGTGCACCATTTTTGCCATACCCAGAGCATACCACAACCTCCAGGTCAGGCTCAGGGGTGCTCTGGAACTGTGGGTGAGGCCAAAATCAAAGTCAACAACTTCAAAAGACAATTCTTAAGATGGCAACTGCATCACAACTCAAGCGCCTTCGGCATGCAAAATCTTGAAAGATGATGCCGAAGCTGAAAGGAGGATGAGACAGTAGCactgataaaatatatatatatataaggcaGCAGTAAACAAGCTGCTAAATACGATACAATCTCTCTATGGGCCAATTAGTAAGATGCTCTACACAAAGGTTAAAGAGCTCAAAGCTTCAAGTCCTTTATgttacagtgtaaaaacaatTTGTAGGGCCATTTCTTCCATGTGTTGTAATTTTGTCTGGCTTTTCTGTGACCCATTTTGGGCAGTTGTACAAATGATACATCCCTCCTGGGGCAAATCAACGAATCAATGAAAATATGTTGATGTGAGTGTCAACTATGGTAAACAAATTTGCAGAGAGAAGCAAGCTGTGAAATTTCATTCCATCGACATACCATGTGGAAAattaaacttgtttttagattttttctTCAGAATCCAATCTATATTATTTGAGATATCATGCGATGGAAGACCAATCAAACAtagaagaaacagacagagaccaATCAATGGACAAACTGGACAAAAATCCATCACTAGATCGTATTCAGAACACTGTAACTGTGttccacaaacacactcaagtGAGTTATAAGTTAGTTTACCTCTTCAGACAAGAAAGCGGGTTCACCCATGGAGGCACTGGCACAAGGTCCAATGTTCAATATactgtcacacacctgcaggaaaACCCAGGAAAGACTTATCACACTTCACAAACCTAAAACAGATACTTAAATACATAATGACTGAGGAATCTGCTTGGGTTTTGTACCTCAAAGGAATAAGTGGCCAGCTGAGTGCCTGACTGGGCTTCACTACCATATACTTCAATCTCATCCACCTCATCTAATAAAACAAAGGCATCGTTATCACATGTAACACATGATATACAGTTGATAGATACTACAGATACTTTTAATCCACATGAAAATTAAAAGAGTTAACTTACCAGTCCAATTAGTGGAAGAatccattcttttctttttgcttggCGGTTCCTCCTGAAAGGTAATTAGGGATGTTTCAGTATAAAGAGCCTTATGGACACAAGAATCCTTtcaaacactgacaacatgaTATGTACGTACTGTGTGCTGAAATAACATTATAGGAGCAGTGTCTTGTTTCAACCAATGgctgaaacctttttttttttttttttttttttttaatttaactagCAGAAACTGAGGTAAAAATCAAGATGATAGTTAAGCCCCCACTCTAATGTACACCTTTGCATAACAGTAAATTCAAATTTAGATGTTAATAAATGTACCTGCTTCTCTTTATCCCTATCTTTCTCCTTGTCCCTGTCTTgcttttctttcccctcctctggTGGCGTCTCCTGCAGCTTCTCTGTATACTTCAGAAGCAGCGAGTTTCCGAGGCGAGAACCCAGGAAAAGGTAGCCAGGCTCCATGGTCATCATCTAGAAGAGAACAGCCCAGGATGAGaatttattttaacacattCAAGGCTTGACATCCTGCTTATGATATGTGTGTACAGATAAAAGAATGTAAAGTGATGAAGTGTGTCTTGACTCAAGATCACTCTGATGCTCCCCTAATCATTCTAACCAATATATTGGTTAAATCTTATTAGGGGTAGAAGCCTATGCATGAAAATCAAACACTAAACATGTAgtaaaaaactattaaaaaaaaaaaaaaaactctttaaatACAGCATTCCAATAAACATCTATAAGTTATTTTAGAAAAGGGCATCGGAGTACAAGATATCATGGAGGAAGACCATAGCCTCCAGGGTGGAGAAAATGTATTACGACTGTGCAGCCATTGTGCTGCAAACCAGAGCAAGTGGACTACCATGAAACTTCAAGTAAAAACCCCAACTAAACACGTCTCTTTTGTTGGCAGAGTATGGCTGCATGTATTGACGAATAAACGCCTGTGCCTATTAGAACCGAGCTTACATCATATATTCACATCAAATCTCAACACTGTTGTGGTGCCTCAGGCTGTTTAACCAGCGCTTGCTGACAAACTACGCAGCAGAGGCCAGCCTCTCCTGCCGAGGAAAACCTCCATTCTCTGGACAGCAGCTTCGGGTTTTCCTGTCACGTCCTGCTCACTGCCCCGGGACACAATAGGCACACTGGATAAGGTACTGGTATGATTTAGAGTTTATAATTCTCAAACCAATCTCTATCCAGGTCATATTCTATAATTATTCCAACAGCTGTGATCAGGTCAGACTCTGTGCTGGCATGCGGGGTCATGTGCTTCCACAGTATGATAGTCTGATGTGTGTAATAAATGAAATAGATACagaggagaacaagaaaaaagctatGCTCTAGACTTTTTCTATATCCTTCCAGGTATCTTAATCATGTTTTCTAGTTTTTGCTGTGCAAGAATTTTGTGCAAAAAGAAACATAGGTCAGGAACAGACTCAGGTCCTGAATACAGATCGGTTACTTTGGTGATGAAAGCCCAGGCTACAACTGGACCTCCAAATGCCCTACATATCCATGACACGCCATTACACTGATCCAAATTGGGAATTTATGTGAATTTATTGAATTTATGTGTACACATGTAGGAATTTTCCCAACCTCTAAATCTGATACCAACCCGTCTGCGCTATCCACCTCTGATAAGATAagcatgatgcagtttgactttTGATATATTTACTGGAGAATGTATCAGTGATGAGGGGAAACCCTTAACCTAAACTGATTGGAACATTTGATAAAACTGCACAAAAGTATGCAAGTAGGCCTGCAAGTAACAGAAGTAGTCCTAGTATCCTGTCTTTCCGTGCAGAGCTTTAGTTTACTATgagttaaatgctgtttcaaaaGCTTTTACACCTTGCTTGCAAGGACCTTTTTTTTAGTGGAAAGGGTAGTATTGTTTATTATCAATATCAGCCTTCAACTATACATCAGTCAAACCCCTACTGTGTTTGTCTATAGAAACTGTGAGGTAAGGGCTGGCATCAGCGCCTCTTGCGTATGTAGAAAGAGGATTACTTACACAGGTGGTAAGGACACTGGCAGCTGCCTTGTCAAAGTGGAAAGCCCGGACACTCCTCATGCCATCAGTTATCAAGGTTAACACGTAACTACGGAGAAGGCAAGACAACAGTCAGTACAGGGAGATTAACTTCTATCATGATCAATGTACTGTATGATGGCTGTCACAAAAACTGCATTCCACTCacatttctcctcctttcaAAGAAATAACCATCTTATCATAGGCGATAAAGGCAGACTGGGAGCAGTCTAGTGTGATCTTCACTTCATCCTGTACACCTGGATGAGAAAACACATCACCCAGTGATGAGTATCAACATATACCACATGGTATAGACagtaaaaagaacaaaacaggcATATGCAGTAAAAAGAACAGTGTAAATGTGAGCATTTTCAGATGATAATACTCACGCAGTGGGAAGGCAGTGGTCCCAGTTGTTTGTGAATTGAGAGAGACCCCATATGGAGGAACACTCTGATTTAAGTACAGCAATGAATTCACAGCAAACACCACTACACCACCTAGAAAGGTTTGATATGTCATCAGCATTCAAACTTTTAAGCTTTAACTATAAACAAAACCATGGAAAAGGAGACCAGTGACTTAAGGATAATCTCTGTAAACAGTGAGCTCACCGATGGGCTTGGGAACAGCCATGACCTGTGTACAGTCAAAGGGCAAATTGCTCAGGGACCAGATGACGGGATGGACCTTCTGCATGATGTTGAGGGAGATGGCAACGATGCTACAAGTGTCCTGCCGCACAGCCACACGCCTATCAGAGTGATCAGACAACAATCGTAGGACTAAATGTTAGTATGCTAAGAAACACATTATACAGAATTTCTACTGCATACAACGAAACAATGTATACAGACTATACATCATCTTTTATGTTGAATCTTTTACATCATAAAAGATTTAACGTATAGATTCAAAGGGGCTGCTATAGATGATGTTATGGTGGACTGACCCCGGCCATGTCTGGTTGGGCTCATACAGGATGAGCAATGTGGGTTCATAGTAGCCATGGAGGAACTTCATATCAATGATGTTCAGGAGCTTCTCATCTAGCTCACGGACATCAATGATGTAGCTGGGTAGAAAGCTGGATTTGGGTCTGCAGGCCAAGATAAGAGACAGTTTAAATCAAAAAATGTCACCCAGATAAGAAAATGAAGTTAATGA encodes the following:
- the cpsf1 gene encoding cleavage and polyadenylation specificity factor subunit 1 — protein: MYAVYRQAHTPTAVEFSVYCNFISNKEKNLVVAGTSQLYVYRIIHDVESTSKTDKSSDSKSRKEKLEQVAAFSLFGNVMSMASVQLVGASRDALLLSFKDAKLSVVEYDPGTHDLKTLSLHFFEEPELRDGFVQNVHIPIVRVDPENRCAVMLVYGTKLVVLPFRKDTLTDEQEGVVGEGPKSSFLPSYIIDVRELDEKLLNIIDMKFLHGYYEPTLLILYEPNQTWPGRVAVRQDTCSIVAISLNIMQKVHPVIWSLSNLPFDCTQVMAVPKPIGGVVVFAVNSLLYLNQSVPPYGVSLNSQTTGTTAFPLRVQDEVKITLDCSQSAFIAYDKMVISLKGGEIYVLTLITDGMRSVRAFHFDKAAASVLTTCMMTMEPGYLFLGSRLGNSLLLKYTEKLQETPPEEGKEKQDRDKEKDRDKEKQEEPPSKKKRMDSSTNWTDEVDEIEVYGSEAQSGTQLATYSFEVCDSILNIGPCASASMGEPAFLSEEFQSTPEPDLEVVVCSGYGKNGALSVLQRSIRPQVVTTFELPGCHDMWTVISSEVKEDKKAVKAEESEDSVETETTEDGDEEDKEKEEKVVEDKEKTEPSMEDDKKMHGFLILSREDSTMILQTGQEIMELDTSGFATQGPTVFAGNIGDNKYIIQVSPMGIRLLEGVTQIHFIPVDLGSPIVQCSVADPFVVIMTAEGVVTMFVLKSDSYMGKTHRLALQKPQISSQSRVITLCAYRDVSGMFTTENKVSCSVKEDMLARTQSETETIIQDMSNTVDDEEEMLYGDSNTSATSTKDDVGRSSAGPMPSESEGGSGKADPTHWCMIARENGVMEIYQLPDWRLVFLVKNFPVGQRVLVDSSSGQSATQGEGKKEEVTRQGEIPLVKEVALVSLGSNHSRPYLLVHVEQELLIYEAFPYDQQQAQSNLKVRFKKMPHNINFREKKSKLKKDKKAEGGIEESAALKSRVARFRYFEDISGYSGVFICGPSPHWMLVTSRGAMRLHPMTIDGSIESFSPFHNINCPKGFLYFNKQGELRISVLPTYLSYDAPWPVRKIPLRCTVHYVSYHVESKVYAVCTSVKEPCTRIPRMTGEEKEFEVIDRDERYINPQQEKFSIQLISPVSWEAIPNTRIDLEEWEHVTCMKTVALKSQETVSGLKGYIAAGTCLMQGEEVTCRGRILILDVIEVVPEPGQPLTKNKFKVLYEKEQKGPVTALCHCNGYLVSAIGQKIFLWSLKDNDLTGMAFIDTQLYIHQMYSIKNFILAADLMKSISLLRYQEESKTLSLVSRDAKPLEVYSIEFMVDNNQLGFLVSDRDKNLSVYMYLPEAKESFGGMRLLRRADFNAGAHINTFWRMPCRGALDTGSKKALTWDNKHITWFATLDGGIGLLLPMQEKTYRRLLMLQNALNTMLPHHAGLNPKAFRMLHSDRRTLQNAVRNILDGDLLNKYLYLSTMERSELAKKIGTTQDIILDDLLEIDRVTAHF